From Marivirga harenae, one genomic window encodes:
- a CDS encoding citrate synthase, whose product MSDHAKLSYAGKDYDLPVIQGTEKEIAVDISKLRASSGLITIDPGFKNTGSTKSAITFLNGEEGILRYRGYSIEELAEKSSFLEVSYLLIYGDLPTQAQLEKFQNQITTHTLVHEDIKKILDGFPSNAHPMGVLSSLVCSLTAFYPESLDPNRSAKEVDLSIIRILSKMPTFAAWAFKNQIGHPVNYPDNELDYQSNFLKMMFALPAEKYKVNPVVAKALNTLLILHADHEQNCSTSTVRVVGSSQASLYASISAGINALWGPLHGGANQAVLEMLEQIEKAGGDTAKFIAKAKDKNDPFRLMGFGHRVYKNFDPRAKIIKKAADDVLGQLGVDDPLLTIAKELEQIALKDEYFVEKKLYPNVDFYSGIIYRAMGIPTEMFTVMFALGRLPGWIAQWKEMRENNEPIGRPRQVYTGENLRSYVDLNKR is encoded by the coding sequence ATGTCAGACCACGCAAAATTATCATACGCAGGAAAAGATTACGACCTACCGGTCATTCAAGGTACTGAAAAAGAGATAGCTGTTGATATTAGTAAACTAAGGGCTAGTAGTGGACTTATTACAATCGATCCAGGATTTAAAAACACGGGTTCTACTAAAAGTGCTATTACTTTTTTAAATGGGGAAGAGGGGATCTTAAGATATAGAGGCTATTCTATAGAAGAACTTGCCGAGAAATCATCATTTTTGGAAGTATCATATCTATTGATATATGGTGATTTACCAACTCAAGCTCAGCTAGAAAAATTTCAGAATCAAATTACCACACACACCTTGGTTCATGAAGATATTAAAAAAATATTAGATGGATTCCCATCAAATGCACATCCAATGGGCGTTTTATCCTCTTTGGTTTGTTCATTAACAGCTTTCTATCCTGAATCATTGGATCCTAACAGATCTGCTAAGGAAGTTGATTTGAGTATAATCAGAATATTATCTAAAATGCCAACTTTTGCAGCTTGGGCATTTAAGAATCAAATTGGGCATCCGGTAAATTACCCTGATAATGAGTTAGATTATCAGTCAAATTTCCTTAAAATGATGTTTGCCCTACCAGCAGAAAAATACAAAGTAAATCCAGTGGTGGCTAAGGCACTGAACACTTTATTAATTCTGCATGCTGATCACGAGCAAAACTGTTCCACTTCCACTGTTAGGGTAGTAGGAAGTTCGCAAGCCAGTTTGTATGCCTCAATATCAGCTGGTATCAACGCACTATGGGGGCCATTGCATGGTGGTGCTAATCAAGCAGTTTTAGAAATGCTAGAACAAATTGAAAAAGCAGGTGGAGATACCGCTAAATTTATTGCGAAAGCAAAAGATAAAAATGATCCTTTCCGTTTAATGGGATTTGGTCATAGAGTTTACAAAAACTTTGACCCAAGAGCTAAAATCATCAAAAAAGCAGCTGATGATGTCTTAGGGCAATTAGGAGTTGATGATCCGTTATTAACTATTGCCAAAGAATTGGAACAAATTGCTTTGAAAGATGAGTATTTTGTAGAGAAAAAACTTTATCCTAATGTTGATTTCTACTCAGGTATTATTTACAGAGCGATGGGTATTCCGACAGAGATGTTTACTGTCATGTTCGCATTAGGCCGACTTCCAGGATGGATCGCACAATGGAAGGAAATGAGAGAAAATAATGAACCAATTGGACGACCAAGACAGGTTTATACTGGAGAGAATCTTCGTTCATATGTTGATTTAAACAAGAGATAA
- a CDS encoding acyl-CoA-binding protein, producing the protein MSLQEEFKNAAERSKTDISERPSNEELLKLYALYKQGDEGDVKGERPGGFDFKAIAKYNAWEELKGKSSEDAMKEYIDLVNKLAN; encoded by the coding sequence ATGAGTTTACAAGAAGAATTTAAAAATGCAGCCGAGAGGTCAAAAACGGATATCAGTGAAAGGCCTTCAAATGAAGAACTGCTAAAACTATATGCACTATACAAACAGGGAGACGAGGGAGATGTTAAAGGAGAAAGACCTGGAGGTTTCGATTTCAAAGCCATAGCAAAATACAATGCTTGGGAAGAATTAAAAGGTAAGTCATCAGAAGACGCCATGAAAGAATACATTGACCTAGTCAATAAATTAGCTAACTGA